CCGTGTAGCCTACGTACTCTGTGATTCTTAAGACCTCTTTGGTCAGACTATTAAGAATTAAGTAAATGTCCACTAGTTGAATAGTTTTAATTAGAACTGGGTGCAAACcttcactttttccacgttGCGTTACGAGCTTTTAAGACTTTAAGGCTAAAAGTCATGAAACTAGGAGGAAAGTAAAGGGGGCAAGGACACGATGAATTATACCCAGAAACATGCGAAACATGCGGGATGAGATTATTTGGACATGCCCATATACTGAGGTGCATCGCCAGAGCAACGTGACAGAAAAGCCCCGTGCAAGATGGGCACCGCCCTACTCAACCAATGAACTTTTAGATGGGCGTGCTATACTGGAACAGGGTGGGGTTTAAGACCATTCTGGACCAATCACAGTAATGTATCTCAAATCATTCAATTCACGTGTGTTTTTGCGTGCTGAGTCGGACGAAGAAAATGTGCAGTGTATACAAGCAGACCATAAACATGAGAGACATGCAAGGACTAGAGACTTAACGCTACCTCGAGTTTCAAAGATTTATATGATTTCCAAACTGTCGAATTCATCACCGTAGATGAGTTTTGAGGAGTGATAACTAGCTCACGAATATCTGTTTCTCCAAAAAGGTGAGTCTGCATTTGTTTGAGTAGGTTACTAGTAGACAAGTTAAAGAACTAGACGATTAATTGACTAAGAAACATTGGAATAACCTTTAAAATAAAGAATTGTTCAGATTCATAACGTGGACATCAGCTTTACGTATGGAATGTGCAGGGACTGGTCTTGATCTAGGTAGAGAAAGGGCTGCGTATATATTGGAAGCCTCTAAAAGATATAACTATTAGAATGTCTTTTATATAATTTGGAATAAGATTGTTTTGATTTGTAACTACCCAACAAGTAATTtctctaaacaaaatgtaatcaGCCCTGACATGTGTCGTGCCGAAGCCCAACCCCAACCCATCTTAATGCACGTTGCTTTCACTGTCGTCAACAGTCTCAAAGCCGGTGTCCCCTGGTGTCAATCTGTTCAAACGCATGTTGTAGCACACAGCTTTAGCAGCCTATGGTATTGATTCGATTAACAGCAATGTAATTCGCAATTAGCACAaatctttgttgtttttgtgattTGACATTGTTGTGAACTTGTTGGGGATTTACTCGAGCAAGCTGAAGTTGTGGGTAGTAACAGTAATAGTAATAAAACTTGGTTATTACCTACATCCGGCAGGTTATATGGTAGGCTATTTGTGTTATGGGAGACAGCAATAATTGTGTAGGCAGGAAGTAATAACTCAATAATGCATCCTGATGATAACATTGGGCACAGATATACAAAATATTGATACCGaaatatttttgtttctttctgcaGTGGTTCTGTCAGCCTAGTCACAGAAGTTCCAAGAGGTTCCGAGATTTATTTTTCCcaacttttattttttcatcAGCTTTATTAGATACTGATGGGATGAAAATACTATCAACATTGTCAGACGAAAAATCCAAAGAGGAAATCCAATCTTATATCCATATCCTTTTCTTCGTTTTTGCGCGTAAACACTCTGATCTAATGATAGCACTATCCAAACCTATCAAAAGATAATCATTGTCAAAGATCAATTGTATATCACTCATTGATTATTATGAGTGATGATACTGCATACACCACTCCTAGAGATGACACTAGTGGTGTTTGCAGTGAAGAGGGTGCACTGGGCAGACAGGAGGGGGCGGGCTCCCTTGGACTGATTGGCAGCTCCTCTGCCAATGGGAAGCGAGTGCGACCCCCAGGGGTTCCCTCCCCCAGGGGTCCTGCGCCGTCTACCTGTGACGACACAGATGCCAATTCCAGCGGAAACGACTCGGCCGAGAGGGAGGTCGAAGGTCACATGGGGCGTGAGGCGTCCACCTGCAGCTCTAACAATGGGAAAGACTCTGCCATGGAGACCACAGAGAGCAAGAGGTGATGACTGCCACTGACTGCCACAGGACTTAAACATCACAGAACGTAAACATCTCATAACTTAAACATCACAGAACTTAAACATCGCAGTGCTTAAACATCACAGAACTTAAACATCACAGAGCCTGAACATCACAAAACTTAAACATCACAGAACGTAAACATCACAGAACTTAAACATCACAGAGCTTAAACGTCATAGAGCCTGAACATCACAAAACTTAAACATCACAGAACTTAAACATCACAGAGCTTAAACGTCATAGAGCCTGAACATCACAAAACTTAAACATCACAGAACTTAAACATCACAGAGCTTAAACGTCATAGAGCCTAAACATCACAGAACGTAAACGTCACAAAAAAAGTCAGGTAGCTAAATGAGACCAGGCACATGAGAAATACTGAGATTCAACACGAGTAACTCACCCTtcactctccatctgtctctctccactggctacacacacatgcaccgtattgacacaaaaaaaaaaacccagatGAAAATGTTGAGTCAAAATCAAAACAGTCTGGACGGCGATAATAAAACATATGGTTGTCCATCTGTCAGCTCCAACTCGCACAGCCCATCCCCCCCCAACAGCTCCATGGCCTACAGCCTCCTGAGCTGCAGCTCGGAGCAGGACAACCCTTCCACCTCGGGCTGCAGCAGCGACCAGCCGGCCCGCCTGCAGACCCAGAGGGAGCTGCTCAAggccctgaaggagctgaagatcCGGGTCCCGGCGGACCACAGGGGCAAAGGCCGCTCAAgcaccctggcctccctgcagTACGCCCTCAACTGTGTCAAACAAgtcagaggtgagggagggagggagggatgtataCTATGTATGTATGATAGATAGGTACTTTATTCATTCCCTTGGAGAAACTACGGTGGGAGTCATGCTCTAAACTTGGTAATCTGCTACTAGATTAATACTCTCGTCATTACAATTCGTCAGTATGATCAGTTTTTCGCTTCCCGAAAGAGTGTTTTTCTTATCCTTTTTCGAATATTTTTTTTCTAGCTAACCAAGAATATTATCACCAGTGGAGTGTGGAGGAGACTCATGGCTGCAGTCTGGACCTCTCGGCCTTCACCACTGACGAACTGGACAACATCACCTCCGAATACACACTCCAGAACACCGTAAGACACTACAACTGTTCATTTTAACTTTAATGATATAATCAGAATCTATAGAGTCTTCCCAACATTTAGGCtccattttatttatcagacaTAAATAGTTCTGAAATAAGGTGTAGCAGAAGAATGTCTCGATACCTACTGATGCGTTTGTGCTCGTCGGCCATCTTTCCTTTCCAGGACACGTTCTCCATTGGGGTGTCCTTCCTGTCGGGCAAGGTGGTGTACATCTCTCCCCAGGCCTCCTCCATGCTGCGCTGTAAACCCGAGAGGCTCCAGGGGGCGCTGTTCTCTGAGCTCCTGGCCCCCCAGGATGTGAGCACCTTCTACAGCAGCACGGCGCCCTGCCGCCTGCCCCCCTGGGCCTCCTGCACCGGCTCTggtgagtccccccccccccccccccccccccgagacacCTGGGTGGCGCTCACCTGGATATCgcttggagagagaaaaaaaacaaatctcACCTGAGAACCCAGGAGATCCCCATGTGGTGGTTCTAAcgcccgcctctcctcctcccaccccgaAGTGACGTCCCCCGTGGACTGCACCCAGGAGAAGTCCATGTTCTGCCGCATCCGCCGGGGGCGGGACAGCGAGGGCGAGGTGCGTCTGTACCCCTTCCGCCTCACCCCCTACCAGCTGACCCTGAGAGACTCGGACATGTCTCAGCCTCAGCCCTGCTGCCTGCTCATCGCTGAGAGGGTCCACTCAGGATACGAAGGTAGGCCCCCCGAGCCCCCAGGAGACACTGACCGTCACAGTTACAGCGACCACAGAGACCTGTCAACCCTGTCAACGGGTTCTTCACCTGAACACTAACAGACTGCTGGAAATGACGTCTACCTGCTGAATTCTTCATCTGTAGGACAGTTTGTCCTTATGTAACCCTCtctgtaaatctctctctctctctctctctctctctctctctctctctctctctctctctcagcacccCGTATCCCTGCAGACAAGAGGATCTTCACCACCAGCCACACCCCCAGCTGTCTCTTCCAAGAGGTGGACGAGAGGTCAGCGGAACGGCTCGATCAGCCATTAAAGCTCTAAAAGCTTCCTGTGTTTGAATAGGCCCAATGCAGAAGCACAGTATAGTCATGTTgctgtgtgttgcagggctgTACCGTTGCTTGGTTACCTGCCCCAAGATCTGGTTGGGACCCCCGTACTCATGTACCTACACCCCGACGACAGGCCTGTCATGGTAGCCATCCACAAGAAGAGTGAGTCCATCCTATCCTCTGGCTTTGTCTTATATATATTCTCTCAATCTCATCTCTTCTCTTGCACTTGTTACACCTCCTTTCAACGAAAGCTGGATGTCGACCAGGTGTCAGTCGTGAATACTTTGTTGTCTGGTTCCCCCCCCCTTAGTTCTGCAGTCGGCCGGCCAGCCGTTCGAACACTCCCCCCTGCGCATCTGTGCGCGTAACGGGGAGTACCTGACCATCGACACCTCCTGGTCATCCTTCGTCAACCCCTGGAGCAGGAAGGTGGCCTTCATTGTGGGGCGACACAAAGTGCGAACGTAAGTCAAACCTCCTCGCTTTGGGCTCGCTTCTGGGTTCGTGAGCAGAAAGGTTACCATTTAGTCACGTCCTTTTGAAAGGTGGGGGATAGCGGTagggcatttgactgcagatcaagaggttaatgggttcaaatccccctttgTAAGTGCCTTTGGATAAAAACCGTCTGCTTAACACGTTATTACGATGAATATTCATGTCGTTGTTGTTGTCCAGTCGTTAAAGTACCTTGTGTTTACTGTTcctcatccccccaccccccctccctctaacaGGAGCCCCCTGAACGAGGACGTGTTCACCCCCAAGGAGGCGGAGACGCGCCCCATGTCCCCGGAGATCCCCCGGCTGAGCGAGCAGATCCACCGTGTGCTGGTGCAGCCGGTGCACAGCGCCGGGTCCCAGGGCCCCGGGTCCCAGGGGGGCCACGGCTCCCAGGGGGGCCACGGCTCCCAGGGGGGCCCCACCTGCAGCAGCCACGGCTCCCAGCAGCCCCGCCGCCGCCGTCACGGCTCCGACCGCAACAGCAACAGCCACTCCAAGCacgaggcgcacacacacagcccggtGAGTTCCCCCAGGAGTGCTGGAAGAGTGAGGGACGGAGATGGCTCGAAATGAAATGATCCTGGGCTGTGTGAAATGTCTCCACGTTACAGATTAGCACTCATTTCCTAGGGTAAATAACAGTAAGTGGGCCCCTGCCAACACTAAAGCCCGGTgaatcctctcccccccccggtTAGCAACACCACTGAGGACAACAGCCTGAACAgaggacactcacacacactcacacacactcacacacactcatacacacatcctTCCTCATCTCCCATCCTGTGTGTCGTTCCAGCAGCAGATGACCTTCCAGCAGATGTGTAAGGACGTGCACATGGTGAAGAGCAGCGGGCAGCAGGTGTTCATGGAGTCCAGGAGCAGGAAGCCCCTCCGTAAGCACGCCAGCACCGGTGAGAACCAAGCCGCCAGTCTGCTCTCACTGAACACCAGTGATTCAGATGGCTGAATCACTCAGCCTGTCTTTGTTATGTAACAGGGATGTATGGATGAATAGGTGGGTGAtttgatggatggatagatatatAGAAAATATTGATATCAATCTCTGCAGATCTAACCAGgcgatgtgatgtgtgtgtgttgtatgtatcTTGTATGATAAATAGTTGTCTGTTTTGTTTAAATAGATTTTACACGAACTTCTCATGAACAAGTTCCCTAAATAAataaccccccctgcccccctctcaggAGCCCtggtggagacagagaagatcAGCAGGGAGCCGGCAGTGGGGGGCCCAGTGGGGGGCCCAGCGGGGCCCTCCAAGCCCCTGAGGAGGGACCCTGCGTCCAGCTACTCCTACCAGCAGGTCAACTGCCTGGACAGCATCATACGGTACGTGGCTGTCCCGTCTCCTGAGGAGGGTTACCTTGACGTTCCACACTTTAGTTGTTTTCGCAGACGCTTTCATTCAAAGGGATAAAATAAATGGCGAAAAAGGGTCACACAGAAAGTCCAGCGGACTAGTACATCCAATGTGGATGTACTAGCCCCCTTGGaaaggtgatgatggtggtggtgatgatggtggtggtgatgatggtggtggtgatgatggtggtggtgatggtggtggtggtgatggtggtggtggtggtgatggtgatgatgatgatgatggtggtggtgatggtggtggtgatgatgatgatgatgatggtggtggtgatgatgatgatggtgatgatgatggtggtgtcagtgtgtgacctAGCTCCCGTCCTTGGTGTCTGCAGGTACCTGGACAGCTGTAACATACCCAACACGGTGAAGAGGAAGTGTGGCTCGTCCTCCTGCACCACTTCCTCCACCTCGGACGACGACAAGCAGAGGGAGCTGTCGGGGGGGGCCAAAGGTACCTTCTTACTtatagcgagggagggagagagagagtgtgaggaagaagtgagagagagagattgagagagaaagagaaagagagggtaggAATCGCAAGCTTAGTTGAAATATTCACTTCCTGTCAGTGGGTGGAACCGAGACGGAAGCTAACTCTGCGTTTATTTTCTCCGCAGACCTGGAGGCGGCCGTGGGCGTTCCGGACGGTTCCAAAGTGGGTCAGCCCGGCCCGAGCCACCCCCTCAGCCCTCTGGCTCTGCACTGCAAGGCCGAGAGCGTGGTGTCTGTCACGTCCCAGTGCAGCTTCAGCAGCACCATCGTCCACGTGGGAGACAAGAAACCTCCAGAGTCGGGTCAGCATCCTGCCCAGCTCCCGCTCTGTTTCCTGTCCCgcttcctcctctctcgctctctctgtctctctctctgtctctcgctctctctgtctctctctctgtcgctctctctgtcgctctctctgtctctctctctgtctctcgctctctctgtctctctctctgtctctcgctctctctgtctctcgctctctctgtctctctctcagtctctcgctctctctgtctctgtctctctgtctctctctcgctctctctgtctctgtctctctgtctctctctcagtctctgtctctctctctctgtctctctctcagtctctgtctctctctatctgtctctctctcagtctctgtctctctctatctgtctctctctatcagtctttttctctctctgtcgttatctcccctcgctcctcccccctccgtctTACATTTCCTGTTATCCGTTTCTTCTCTGGCAGACATCGTGATGATGGAGGAGCCACCGgtgacccccaccaccactgccCCAGCCGCTAACCACAGCTCCGcgaccccccagcccccgcccGCGGCCAGCCTCgctccccccagccccgccgCCCAGGCGGCCCAGCCGGAGAGGGAGGGCCGGAGGCCGGCTTGCGGCTCGGCCCACGTGGGGCTGACCAAGGAGGTGCTGTCGGCCCACacccagcaggaggagcaggtgtTCCTCAGCCGCTTCCGAGACCTGAGCCAGCTGACGGCCCTGGAACCTGAGCCTGGCTCCCTGCGCGGGCACACCGCCACGCCCAAAGGtacgctgggagggggaggtggaggggtgtatGTGGGAGGGAGctttagtttttttcaaatgtgggtgaggCAGGTGTTTTTAATAACTGAGGAAGCGGCCGTTAAATGTAGTTTTCCATATTTTTCCCACTCATGTATATTTATTTCGTATTTTTCAACTCAGCACCAACCTTCTATGGTTCTCTCGTGTTTCAGGAGTCCACAGTTCCCAGGACtacccagcagggggcagcgggCGGCGGCGTGGCCGCGGGGGCAAGCGTCTGAAGCACCAGCAGGAGGGCTCCCTGCGTGCCAGCTACCCAGGCCCGCTGGCCGGCTCTGGGATGAACAGCGGCTCcagaaggcagggaggaggccgaCACCCTCGCTGCATGTTCCCCTCCGGCCAGCCCCTCATGATGCAGGGGCCCctgacttcctcctcctcctggcccacCTCCGTGGCCTCCCAGgccagcctgcccccccctggGGCGGCCTACCCTCCTGGGGTCCTCCCCTTctaccccctcttcccctccgtcTCCCAGCAGCTGCTGGCTCACTCGGGGCTGGACCCCAGCCTGCAGATGGCCAGCGCCAACCCCCAAGCAGCCTACCAGTTCCCCCTACACGCCACCCAGTTCCCCCTCCCCATGGCCCCGCCAGTCATGGTGGTGCTGCCCAACCTCATGTTCCCTCACCTCCAGACGGGCCTTCCGGAGTACAACCCTACCATGCCTCACCTGAACCCCGCGCTCTCGCAACTCAACCAGGCCCCTCCGCCCTTCCCCCAGGCCATACCCGTGGCCCAGCTCAACCCGGCTCTGGCCCAGTTCAACCCCGCCATGCCTCCCCTGAACCTGGGCATGCCTCAGCTGAACCCTGCGGTGGCCCAGctcaacccctcaccccccctcctcaaccctgccctgcctctcatgCCCCAACACTTCTGGAATCCCAACCCGACGTTCCcttaccccagccccctcctgggGCCCCAGGCCCCCACCATGCCCCTTGTGGACCCTGTCCAAGGGGGCCTCTCTCGCTCCAGCACCCCCCAGTACTTGGCTCAGCCCCCTCTGGAGGGCACTGACTCGCCCCTGTTCCAGTCGCgatgctcctcccccctcaacctgctgcagctggaggaGTTGCCCAGCAACCGCCAGGAAGGCATGGCGACCGGGGCGCTGCAGACGCCGCCCCCTCCTGGGGTGGCCGCTCAGGATTGGCCGGGGAAGCAGGGCGCCATGGCGCAGGGCTCCGGCGCTCGCGGCAGCAGCATGCGGGCGGGCGAGGACAAAGAGAACGACAACGTGAGTTTTAACGACCGATGTGAAGGACAGCAAATGAACCCTGATCGGCTGCTCTCTAAACACGCTATtcacaccttttttttttttacgtaaaGAAGTCTCCGGCCGATTCGCCGCAGGTGTTCTGTAATCCTCCCTGTCTGTGTTCCGTGTCCTCTGATAGGCCGACGCTGATGACCTTGACGCCATGTCCACCTCCAGCGACCTGCTGGACCTGCTGCTCCAGGAGGATGCCTGCTCAGGCACCGGCTCGGCCGCCTCGGGCTCCGGGTCCTCGGGCTCCGGGTCCTCGGGCTCCGGGACTGGGTCGTCCGGGTCCTCAGGGTCCGGTTCTAACGGCTGCAGCACCTCAGGGAGCGGAACCAGTAAGTCCAGAACAGAACACACCAGAACAGAACACACCAGAACAGAACACACCAGAACAGAACACACCAGAACAGAACGTTTGATGCTTATCTAGtgtaatggagagagagactggattctctcacacacacacacacacacacacagtctagacGCTGTATTCTTCGATAATGCagccattcacaaacacacacacacacactttcagagcCCAAGCCAGGAAGTGACTCGTGACTTCCTGTTACCTCAGGAAGCAGCAACACCAGCAAGTACTTCGGCAGCATTGACTCGTCGGAGAACGAGCACGGTCACAAGGCGGTGGGCGAAGAGGCCCAGCTGATGAAGTACGTCCTGCAGGACCCCATCTGGCTGCTCATGGCCAACACGGACGAGAAGGTCATGATGACCTACCAGATGCCCACCCGGTGAGTGGGCCCAGCAGCCGACCTCTGACCCTCGACCCATctctgtgtccgtgtgtgtgtctgtatgtatgttaactgtgtgtgtgtgtgtgtgtgtgtgtgtatattaactgtgctgtgtgttgcgTTGTGTCtacagggacagggagacagtcCTGAGAGAGGACCGGCAGGTTCTGAGGGCCATGCAGAAGAAGCAGCCTCACTtcacagaggagcagaggagggagctgGCACAGGTGCACCCCTGGATGGGTACAGGAGGGCTCCCCCCGGCCATCAACATCAGCGTGAGTCCCTCTTACAGATCTACTGTGACCATGTTGTCAGCATGTCCACCTCTGCAGGATCGCAGGATCGCTGGAGGGTTTATAAGTAAATGAAGGTCACGCGTACATACTACATGCAACTTTCTCaaactccttctccctcttccttctcctcctccctcctcctctctcctcctcatccctcctccctcctcctccctcctgtcttcaGTCTTGTTCAGGctgtgactcctcctcctctgcccggCCGCCCCTGGAGGCGGAGCTTCAGGAGATGGACCTGACGGGggacctccccctgcaggaggaCAGGACTCCAGGCACCAAGGGCCTCCCTGGCCCCAGGggcccccacacctcctccccgaCCCCCCTGCAGGCACGGGCCGCCCGGTCGGAGGAGACGCTCAAAGCCGTCGCTGGGGAATCGAACCTCGTTGCTAAGAGACAGTTGGCCCGGGGGGAGGAGTCTGAGGTGACCTCATCCGTCACGGATATGGCGATTGGAAAAAAAGACTGAGGATAATTGAGCAGCCTATGGATTCATCCCCTGTATTTGTACATATGTAAGCCCCTTTGAAGCGGGGCCTTTTGGATATGTAAATGTATCTCTGATAAGACACAACGTCCATGAGGAGAGATTATGAGCAAAATGAACAGTAAATGTGTAGAAATGTTACgcactgtatataaaaatactgtttgtattgtatgttatgtattttgtgtaatgttaaaaaaagaggaaaaatattttgtaaatattatttttattggcACGAAGTGTCTGGTCGTCTTTCGACTGTAAACTGTTTGTATGTTATTGGTTTCTCTCTCCTAAAGAATCTACAATTTGATCGTTTAAAAGTTTTTTGCGCCGTATCAACGCAATAGACTTTATCCATCCAATGTCCATATTGGAAAAAGCTGTCAAATCTATGATTGTATATGTACATTTCACAAATTCATGTTGAAGAATTTGTTTGCTAGAATAATAATGATATTGTAGGGAATTTTCCACAGTAATGTCAAATATTCTATGATACTGTATTTTACAGTACATATTCAAGAGAATAATATCACACTGCCATCATTTTGTAGTCCTTttattgtcatgtttgtgttttcttcATTTCCAGTCAATAGCTAAAGATACTAGTACATGAATCACATTCCCACCTGTCATTTCCACAAAACCGTATTTGATACCTAACTTTGTTATGGAtgtttatttgttattttattttaaaatgtattttatgggAGCGGGGTGAAGAGTTAAGGGGGTGGACGTTCGTTCCCATGGTAACGGAGCAGTTGGATGTTGTCGCTTGGACAGTGACGTGAGGAGAAGGCCCAGGTGTTGTGTGGATGGTTTGATGGTTGAGCTTAATGATGCATTCCTTGTCAGacatccctcaccccccccccgtctctcaaATCTCTGGTGCTTTAACCCATACCTGGACATGTGGTTTTCCCTGTTACAGGTACTCTTCAGAAACTATTCACTCTTTGTCTTTATTCATTCAGTCATATGTTTTATGTCATTCTGTGGACCTGAAATAAAATTAATTAATCCTGTCTTTGTCTGTAAGCCTTAGTCATGAGGTGGCACAGAGAAGCTGTCCCATCTCAGGCCTCTAGGGGGCGACCAGACCCCACAGTGTCATTGCAGTCCTATGAAGACCACCAGTGTCTTGTTCCTGAGTAAACCTCAGTCTACATCATACATctacaagtagggtgaagtgccttgcccaaggacacaacgtcatttggcacggccgggaatcaaaccaacaacctgattactagcccgactccctaaccgctcagccatctgaccccccccatcttctctccccctctctctataccccttgtttctctctgtctggagTCGGTATAGAGTTCAAACATGCATTAGAACATTCCGAAGTGCTTGTGTAAAGATACTGGCTTGgccgagggagaaagaggaggatgatgatgaggaagaggcggaggaggaggaggaggggggaagagggagggggggagagggaggggagagggaggggggtgaaggggggtgaaggggaggaggagggggggaggggtggaggaggaggagggggggaggaggaataaGAGGAGGGAGACATCTTTGGCATGAAATGTGTCATCTCCACCCACAGAGAACTGGGCAACAAAACCAAGTCCTCAGAACCTTCCTCGCTGACCTTCAGCAGATGCCACACACTGACCATCTCGATCTTCAACATTTCTGGGAAAAAATAAGATATTTAGTGTGAAGTTAGATAATAAATACCCTTGCTTCAGCCtgaaggagagaggctgtggtcTAAGCCCAAACACAACAGTTCCCAGAAGATGTTTGCTGTCCTTGCTGGCACAGAGTCTGGTGGACAAGAGTTGGTCTGGTCAAACTGAGTTACACACTTTCCTTCAGTCCATGCCTCACACTAACCATCTCACTTTCAATATTTCCCCCTCATCAGTCCCTCACAGTGGGTAATCTACTCACTGTCCAGTTCGTGCCAAGTCAACCCCTTCTGAACAGCGGTTGAATAATCAGGTTATCCACTGTTGCatattgaatgtgtgtgtcgttcCTGTGTTAGTTGTTGAGGGTTGTTGTTTTTCACAGTCGGTTTGTGGTGGCCAGTGATCTTCCCTtacagctggggagagagacaccacaatgacagaggagagatgggttcACAATCGTTGTGTAAACAGTCACACACGTTCAGAGGTCTGCAAGTCTTTCGTGTGAGGCCGAGGCTGAGGGTAAGGCTGAGGATGGGTATTTTTGGCCTTATTATGCCTTTATTGGGCAGAAACACttacagagagacacaaattgcatggggagagaggggaagatgtgTGGAGATGGGCCTCAGGCTGTGTGATATGTGCTCTGCCCAGTGAGTCCTCCTCTCATCACTCCTCTTCTGCCTCTCAGCTTTCCTCCCTTGTCTCTTCTCTGAGCCTGATGgaatacacacattttcagaaaGAGAGTGGGCCCAGACTGATACTAAGCTGTGAATAATCATTGTTTTTACAGTTAACTacgtccccccccacccccaaacagAGCTCTGCCTTGTGGTGTTGTGTAATTACCAGCTCTGTGTTGCTCAGAGCactcctcctatctcctccatcctctcctctctctctcccccactcttcctctctcctcccctcccttacccttcctcctctccctctctctcccccactcctcctctctcctcccctcccttaccctccctcctctccctcccccactcctcctccctccaatcCCAGGCTCCCCTGCTGCTGTTCCTGATCCCTGTCAGGAATGTGAGTGCATTGTGATGGATTGTTCTGGAGTCGTGGCAGAGGTCTGCAGCTCTGGATTCCAGCCAGGTGTTACAGTGGGGTCATTttaactcccacacacactcgcacacacacacacacacacacacacacacacacacacacacacacacacacacacacacacacacacacacacacacacacacacacacacacacacacaccccacacacacaaactacattCCTGCTCTTTCTGGGCCTTTTATCAGACCTTCAGCCTCTATGTCAGCTAGTAACAAGCACCAGACACACTACACAACTATCACACAGGAACTACAGATGCGTTCACAAGCACA
This window of the Osmerus mordax isolate fOsmMor3 chromosome 19, fOsmMor3.pri, whole genome shotgun sequence genome carries:
- the LOC136962766 gene encoding period circadian protein homolog 1-like isoform X1, giving the protein MSDDTAYTTPRDDTSGVCSEEGALGRQEGAGSLGLIGSSSANGKRVRPPGVPSPRGPAPSTCDDTDANSSGNDSAEREVEGHMGREASTCSSNNGKDSAMETTESKSSNSHSPSPPNSSMAYSLLSCSSEQDNPSTSGCSSDQPARLQTQRELLKALKELKIRVPADHRGKGRSSTLASLQYALNCVKQVRANQEYYHQWSVEETHGCSLDLSAFTTDELDNITSEYTLQNTDTFSIGVSFLSGKVVYISPQASSMLRCKPERLQGALFSELLAPQDVSTFYSSTAPCRLPPWASCTGSVTSPVDCTQEKSMFCRIRRGRDSEGEVRLYPFRLTPYQLTLRDSDMSQPQPCCLLIAERVHSGYEAPRIPADKRIFTTSHTPSCLFQEVDERAVPLLGYLPQDLVGTPVLMYLHPDDRPVMVAIHKKILQSAGQPFEHSPLRICARNGEYLTIDTSWSSFVNPWSRKVAFIVGRHKVRTSPLNEDVFTPKEAETRPMSPEIPRLSEQIHRVLVQPVHSAGSQGPGSQGGHGSQGGHGSQGGPTCSSHGSQQPRRRRHGSDRNSNSHSKHEAHTHSPQQMTFQQMCKDVHMVKSSGQQVFMESRSRKPLRKHASTGALVETEKISREPAVGGPVGGPAGPSKPLRRDPASSYSYQQVNCLDSIIRYLDSCNIPNTVKRKCGSSSCTTSSTSDDDKQRELSGGAKDLEAAVGVPDGSKVGQPGPSHPLSPLALHCKAESVVSVTSQCSFSSTIVHVGDKKPPESDIVMMEEPPVTPTTTAPAANHSSATPQPPPAASLAPPSPAAQAAQPEREGRRPACGSAHVGLTKEVLSAHTQQEEQVFLSRFRDLSQLTALEPEPGSLRGHTATPKGVHSSQDYPAGGSGRRRGRGGKRLKHQQEGSLRASYPGPLAGSGMNSGSRRQGGGRHPRCMFPSGQPLMMQGPLTSSSSWPTSVASQASLPPPGAAYPPGVLPFYPLFPSVSQQLLAHSGLDPSLQMASANPQAAYQFPLHATQFPLPMAPPVMVVLPNLMFPHLQTGLPEYNPTMPHLNPALSQLNQAPPPFPQAIPVAQLNPALAQFNPAMPPLNLGMPQLNPAVAQLNPSPPLLNPALPLMPQHFWNPNPTFPYPSPLLGPQAPTMPLVDPVQGGLSRSSTPQYLAQPPLEGTDSPLFQSRCSSPLNLLQLEELPSNRQEGMATGALQTPPPPGVAAQDWPGKQGAMAQGSGARGSSMRAGEDKENDNADADDLDAMSTSSDLLDLLLQEDACSGTGSAASGSGSSGSGSSGSGTGSSGSSGSGSNGCSTSGSGTRSSNTSKYFGSIDSSENEHGHKAVGEEAQLMKYVLQDPIWLLMANTDEKVMMTYQMPTRDRETVLREDRQVLRAMQKKQPHFTEEQRRELAQVHPWMGTGGLPPAINISSCSGCDSSSSARPPLEAELQEMDLTGDLPLQEDRTPGTKGLPGPRGPHTSSPTPLQARAARSEETLKAVAGESNLVAKRQLARGEESEVTSSVTDMAIGKKD